One window from the genome of Halomicrobium zhouii encodes:
- a CDS encoding urea ABC transporter substrate-binding protein has translation MNDRISRRRFVTAGGAAMVAGLAGCSQSDGSAEGASTDTASSADVVKIGVLEDQSGNFALVGDPKYKASMLAIEEINADGGIDGKQIEPVTADPQSDNQRYQELTREYINEEEVDVLWAGYSSATREAIRPIINRNEQLYFYTTQYEGGVCDSTTFAVGPTARQQLGIVLPYLREEFGPEIYTIAADYNFGQLSADWVKVLADENDAEVVGEEFIPLSESSFGSTISRIQDADPDFVMSMLVGANHTAFYEQKASSGLDVPIGTSTAMAQGYEHRRIDPPAMANIYAGVNYMEEVPTESNTSDGGFVDRYFEKYPDAPYLNEEAETNYFSTYMYKEAVEQAGTLEQPEVIEALESGISLGTERAPEAPEGETIELDPATHHVDHHMWVMKADEEHNVEAITDRKIPEQFLSETVGCDLTQEDEQKQYTPVDYFEEAE, from the coding sequence ATGAACGACCGGATCAGTCGCCGCCGCTTCGTCACCGCCGGGGGCGCCGCGATGGTCGCCGGACTCGCCGGCTGTTCCCAGAGCGACGGGAGCGCCGAGGGCGCCTCGACGGACACGGCCAGTAGCGCCGACGTCGTCAAGATCGGCGTCCTGGAGGACCAGTCCGGCAACTTCGCCCTCGTCGGCGACCCCAAGTACAAGGCCTCGATGCTCGCCATCGAGGAGATCAACGCCGACGGCGGCATCGACGGGAAGCAGATCGAACCGGTCACCGCCGACCCCCAGTCCGACAACCAGCGCTACCAGGAACTCACGCGCGAGTACATCAACGAGGAGGAGGTCGACGTCCTCTGGGCTGGCTACTCCTCGGCCACGCGGGAGGCGATCCGACCGATCATCAACCGCAACGAGCAGCTGTACTTCTACACCACCCAGTACGAGGGCGGCGTCTGTGACTCGACGACGTTCGCCGTTGGCCCGACCGCGCGACAGCAACTCGGGATCGTCCTCCCGTACCTGCGCGAGGAGTTCGGCCCGGAGATCTACACCATCGCCGCGGACTACAACTTCGGCCAGCTATCGGCCGACTGGGTCAAGGTGCTGGCCGACGAGAACGACGCCGAAGTGGTCGGCGAGGAGTTCATCCCCCTCTCGGAGTCCAGCTTCGGGTCGACGATCAGCCGCATCCAGGACGCCGACCCCGACTTCGTCATGTCGATGCTCGTCGGCGCGAACCACACGGCCTTCTACGAGCAGAAGGCCTCCTCGGGGCTGGACGTCCCCATCGGGACCTCGACGGCGATGGCCCAGGGGTACGAACACCGCCGCATCGACCCGCCGGCGATGGCCAACATCTACGCCGGCGTCAACTACATGGAGGAGGTTCCCACCGAGAGCAACACCAGCGACGGCGGGTTCGTCGACCGCTACTTCGAGAAGTACCCCGACGCGCCCTACCTCAACGAGGAGGCCGAGACGAACTACTTCTCGACGTACATGTACAAGGAGGCCGTCGAACAGGCCGGGACGCTCGAACAGCCGGAGGTCATCGAGGCCCTGGAGTCGGGGATCAGCCTCGGCACCGAGCGCGCCCCCGAAGCGCCGGAGGGCGAGACGATCGAACTCGACCCGGCGACCCACCACGTCGACCACCACATGTGGGTCATGAAGGCCGACGAGGAACACAACGTCGAGGCGATCACCGACCGGAAGATCCCCGAGCAGTTCCTCTCGGAGACCGTCGGCTGCGACCTCACTCAGGAGGACGAGCAGAAACAGTACACCCCGGTCGACTACTTCGAGGAGGCGGAGTAA
- the nikR gene encoding nickel-responsive transcriptional regulator NikR — translation MSEDLDRISLTLPPEMTDRLDDIATDWDYASRSEAVRDALRDFFTAYEWESDHGETHYGTLVVIHDHHVDGLADRLQRLQHDAEEIITAVQHVHLSHHRCMETITVEGPGAEISDLANRLRSVKGVRQVKVVVVGE, via the coding sequence ATGAGCGAGGACCTCGACCGCATCAGCCTCACCCTCCCGCCGGAGATGACCGACCGGCTGGACGACATCGCGACGGACTGGGACTACGCCAGCCGGTCGGAGGCGGTCCGGGACGCCCTGCGGGACTTCTTCACGGCCTACGAGTGGGAGAGCGACCACGGCGAGACGCACTACGGAACGCTGGTCGTCATCCACGACCACCACGTCGACGGCCTGGCCGACCGCCTCCAGCGACTCCAGCACGACGCCGAGGAGATCATCACCGCCGTCCAGCACGTCCACCTCTCGCACCACCGCTGCATGGAGACCATCACGGTGGAGGGCCCGGGGGCCGAGATAAGCGACCTGGCCAACCGCCTCCGGTCGGTCAAGGGGGTCCGGCAGGTGAAGGTCGTCGTCGTCGGCGAGTGA
- a CDS encoding energy-coupling factor ABC transporter permease, translating into MHILDGFLDLAVAAVCALASIAVLAYAARRVDGELSDAQAPLLGIVAAGIFAAQMLDWPIVGGTSAHFVGGAFAAILLGPHLGALCVATVVTVQALVFGDGGVVVLGANVFNMAIVEVYVGYAVYRALANHHELGAAFAAGWLGITAGALSAAVQLGLSSAFAYELGTVVLLMGAGHLVLGLIEGAITAVVYRAVVDARPDVLPASPLREVKA; encoded by the coding sequence ATGCACATCCTCGACGGGTTTCTCGACCTTGCGGTCGCGGCCGTCTGCGCCCTGGCGTCCATAGCCGTCCTCGCCTACGCGGCCCGGCGCGTCGACGGCGAGCTCTCCGACGCGCAGGCGCCACTGCTGGGCATCGTCGCGGCCGGCATCTTCGCCGCCCAGATGCTCGACTGGCCGATCGTGGGCGGTACGAGCGCTCACTTCGTCGGCGGCGCCTTCGCCGCCATCCTGCTCGGGCCCCACCTCGGTGCGCTCTGCGTCGCGACGGTGGTCACAGTCCAGGCGCTCGTCTTCGGCGACGGCGGCGTCGTCGTCCTGGGCGCGAACGTGTTCAACATGGCCATCGTCGAGGTGTACGTCGGCTACGCCGTCTACCGGGCCCTCGCGAACCACCACGAACTCGGGGCGGCCTTCGCCGCCGGCTGGCTCGGCATCACTGCGGGCGCGCTCAGCGCGGCCGTCCAGCTGGGCCTCTCGTCGGCCTTCGCCTACGAACTCGGCACGGTCGTCCTGTTAATGGGCGCCGGCCACCTCGTGCTCGGGCTGATCGAGGGCGCCATCACGGCCGTTGTCTACCGCGCCGTCGTCGACGCGCGGCCGGACGTCCTCCCCGCGTCCCCGCTCCGGGAGGTGAAGGCGTGA
- a CDS encoding urease accessory protein UreF: MSDESTLASLRLADSALPVGTDSVSYGLEQFVAEDRVEDADDLRTLLETYLRRQLGVADLVALRAAHRGATAGEGGTEEADVDAVLAADRRLTATTLTAEFRESSTRTGERLLSLQRELRDDDFLDDYAAAVEAGDAPGNHAVVLGAVAGREGIDADEACLVAYHGFVTGLLGAAQRLLRLGHTDVQRTVDELRPAMTAAVEESGDRSLDEMEPFAPLVDVASADHERADRRLFVS, encoded by the coding sequence GTGAGCGACGAGTCGACACTGGCGTCGCTCCGGCTGGCCGACTCGGCGCTCCCGGTCGGCACCGACAGCGTCTCCTACGGGCTGGAGCAGTTCGTCGCCGAGGACCGCGTCGAGGACGCCGACGACCTCCGGACGCTCCTGGAGACGTACCTCCGCCGCCAGCTGGGCGTCGCCGACCTGGTGGCGCTCCGGGCCGCACACCGCGGCGCGACGGCGGGTGAGGGCGGCACTGAGGAAGCCGACGTCGATGCAGTCCTCGCTGCCGACCGCCGACTGACAGCGACGACGCTGACAGCGGAGTTCCGCGAGAGTTCCACGCGGACGGGCGAGCGGCTCCTCTCGCTCCAGCGCGAGTTGCGTGACGACGACTTCCTCGACGACTACGCCGCCGCGGTGGAGGCGGGCGACGCCCCCGGGAACCACGCCGTCGTCCTGGGTGCGGTCGCCGGCCGCGAGGGTATCGACGCCGACGAGGCGTGTCTGGTCGCGTATCACGGGTTCGTGACTGGGCTGCTCGGCGCCGCACAGCGGCTCCTCCGGCTCGGCCACACCGACGTCCAGCGGACCGTCGACGAGTTGCGACCGGCGATGACGGCCGCGGTCGAGGAGAGCGGCGACCGCTCGCTCGACGAGATGGAGCCGTTCGCGCCGCTCGTCGACGTGGCCTCGGCCGACCACGAACGGGCCGACCGGCGGCTGTTCGTCAGCTAA
- a CDS encoding urease subunit beta, translating into MTEPVVPGEVRTGEEPVTINEDRETATVRVANTGDRPVQVGSHFHFFEANAALEFDREGAFGMRLNVPAGTAVRFEPGDEKTVDLVALGGKRVAHGMNGLVNGSVDGDAAAAVERAGRQGFGGIPSQAGTLAEDEGDGAADGEVADGTGADDVDDDATEGKR; encoded by the coding sequence GTGACCGAACCGGTCGTCCCCGGCGAGGTGCGGACGGGCGAGGAACCGGTGACTATCAACGAGGATCGGGAGACGGCGACGGTCCGCGTCGCCAACACGGGCGACCGGCCCGTCCAGGTCGGCTCGCACTTCCACTTCTTCGAGGCCAACGCCGCCCTCGAATTCGACCGCGAGGGCGCGTTCGGGATGCGACTGAACGTCCCCGCGGGCACGGCAGTCCGGTTCGAGCCCGGCGACGAGAAGACGGTCGACCTGGTCGCGCTCGGCGGGAAGCGCGTCGCCCACGGGATGAACGGCCTCGTGAACGGGAGCGTCGACGGCGACGCCGCTGCGGCGGTCGAACGGGCAGGACGGCAGGGCTTTGGCGGCATCCCGTCGCAGGCGGGAACGCTGGCCGAGGACGAGGGAGACGGCGCCGCCGACGGCGAGGTGGCGGACGGAACTGGCGCCGACGACGTGGACGACGACGCGACGGAGGGCAAGCGATGA
- a CDS encoding urease subunit gamma, translating into MNLTPKERERLTVFMAAELARRRKDRGVRLNHPEAVAYISDWCVERARDGWDVAEIRAEASQLLDPEDVMPGVPEMVDMIQVEPVFPDGTKLVTVHDPIRSSGAMDPGSDEDDAEAAADGGPAADAEGEP; encoded by the coding sequence ATGAATCTCACGCCCAAGGAACGAGAGCGGTTGACGGTCTTCATGGCCGCAGAGCTCGCCCGGCGCCGCAAGGACCGAGGCGTCAGGCTGAACCACCCCGAGGCGGTCGCGTACATCTCGGACTGGTGCGTCGAGCGCGCCCGCGACGGCTGGGACGTCGCCGAGATCCGCGCCGAGGCCTCCCAGCTACTCGACCCGGAGGACGTCATGCCGGGCGTCCCGGAGATGGTCGACATGATCCAGGTCGAGCCCGTCTTCCCCGACGGCACCAAGCTCGTCACCGTCCACGACCCGATCCGGTCCTCGGGCGCGATGGACCCCGGCAGCGACGAGGACGACGCGGAGGCCGCGGCCGACGGCGGTCCGGCTGCGGACGCGGAGGGAGAGCCGTGA
- the ureC gene encoding urease subunit alpha produces the protein MTRDVDRETYAELYGPTEGDRVRLGDTELFVEVEEDLRTPGDEAVFGGGKTLRDGLGQSPGTTQEEGALDWVLTNALVLDPVQGIVAADVGIRDGKIAGIGSAGNPDTMDGVDMVVGPSTDVYPAEGKIVTPGGLDVHVHFNSAQLHEHALASGITTMLGGGYGGGATTCTTGPENVERFLQAAEEWPVNVGFYGKGNASKPDPLVEQVEAGACGLKLHEDWGSMPAAIDTCLDVAEAEDVQVCMHTDTLNEAGFVENTFAAVDGRTMHLFHIEGAGGGHAPDIMEMVGQPNMLPSSTNPSMPYTANTFDEHLDMVMVCHHLNPDVPEDVAFAESRVRAETIGAEDVLHDEGAISMMTSDAQAMGRQAEVISRTWQTASKMKAQRGPLPEDEASDTHPEADNFRVKRYLAKYTINPAISAGIDEYVGSLEPGKLADVVLWDPAFFGIKPAMTFKGGFPTYSEMGEANGSLMTCEPIMQRPRAGAAGKAKHALSLSFVSQAAADADAGEEYGLDTPVVPVSDTRTPGKADMHYNDYCPDDVEIDPETFEVRVDGDVVACEPSEEVPLAQRYML, from the coding sequence ATGACCCGCGACGTCGACCGCGAGACGTACGCGGAGCTGTACGGCCCGACAGAGGGCGACCGGGTCCGCCTGGGCGACACCGAACTGTTCGTCGAGGTCGAGGAAGACCTGCGGACGCCGGGCGACGAGGCGGTGTTCGGCGGTGGGAAGACGCTCCGTGACGGCCTGGGCCAGTCGCCCGGCACAACCCAGGAGGAGGGGGCGCTCGACTGGGTGCTGACGAACGCACTCGTGCTGGACCCCGTCCAGGGCATCGTCGCCGCCGACGTCGGCATCCGCGACGGGAAGATAGCGGGGATCGGGTCGGCCGGCAATCCCGACACGATGGACGGCGTCGACATGGTCGTCGGCCCGTCGACGGACGTCTACCCCGCCGAGGGGAAGATAGTCACCCCGGGCGGGCTGGACGTCCACGTCCACTTCAACTCCGCGCAGTTGCACGAACACGCGCTGGCCTCCGGGATCACGACGATGCTCGGCGGCGGCTACGGCGGCGGCGCGACCACCTGCACGACCGGCCCCGAGAACGTCGAGCGGTTCCTCCAGGCCGCCGAGGAGTGGCCGGTGAACGTCGGCTTCTACGGGAAGGGCAACGCCTCGAAGCCCGACCCCCTGGTCGAGCAGGTCGAGGCGGGCGCCTGCGGGCTGAAACTCCACGAGGACTGGGGGTCGATGCCCGCGGCCATCGACACTTGCCTCGACGTCGCCGAAGCGGAGGACGTCCAGGTGTGCATGCACACGGACACGCTCAACGAGGCGGGGTTCGTCGAGAACACGTTCGCCGCCGTCGACGGGCGGACGATGCACCTGTTCCACATCGAGGGCGCCGGCGGCGGCCACGCCCCGGACATCATGGAGATGGTCGGCCAGCCCAACATGCTCCCCTCCTCGACGAACCCCTCGATGCCGTACACGGCCAACACGTTCGACGAGCACCTGGACATGGTGATGGTGTGTCACCACCTCAACCCCGACGTCCCCGAGGACGTCGCCTTCGCCGAGTCCCGGGTGCGCGCCGAAACCATCGGCGCCGAGGACGTCCTCCACGACGAGGGCGCCATCTCGATGATGACCTCCGACGCCCAGGCGATGGGCCGGCAGGCCGAGGTGATCAGCCGGACCTGGCAGACAGCCTCGAAGATGAAAGCCCAGCGCGGTCCCCTGCCGGAAGATGAAGCGTCCGACACCCACCCCGAGGCGGACAACTTCCGGGTCAAGCGTTACCTCGCGAAGTACACCATCAACCCGGCCATCTCTGCGGGCATCGACGAGTACGTCGGCTCGCTCGAACCCGGGAAACTCGCCGACGTGGTGCTGTGGGACCCCGCGTTCTTCGGGATCAAGCCGGCGATGACGTTCAAGGGCGGCTTCCCTACCTACTCCGAGATGGGCGAGGCCAACGGCTCGCTGATGACCTGCGAACCGATCATGCAACGGCCACGCGCCGGCGCCGCCGGGAAGGCCAAACACGCCCTCTCGCTGTCGTTCGTCAGCCAGGCCGCCGCCGACGCGGACGCGGGCGAGGAATACGGCCTCGACACGCCCGTCGTCCCCGTCTCCGACACCCGGACGCCCGGCAAGGCGGACATGCACTACAACGACTACTGCCCCGACGACGTCGAGATCGACCCCGAGACCTTCGAGGTGCGGGTCGACGGCGACGTCGTCGCCTGCGAACCGAGCGAGGAGGTCCCCCTCGCACAGCGGTACATGCTTTGA
- a CDS encoding PDGLE domain-containing protein, protein MSALDRSWFRTGLAILLVLVLLAPVFGWAAGQVGYAEPLDNAAEATGATDAAETVNPGLMPDYGVPGLGAAPGTLLAALVGTALTLVLATGMGRVLAD, encoded by the coding sequence GTGAGCGCCCTCGACCGTTCCTGGTTTCGGACGGGGCTCGCGATACTGCTCGTCCTGGTCCTCCTCGCGCCCGTCTTCGGCTGGGCGGCCGGCCAGGTCGGCTACGCCGAGCCGCTGGACAACGCCGCCGAGGCGACCGGCGCGACGGACGCCGCAGAGACCGTCAACCCCGGGCTCATGCCGGACTACGGCGTCCCCGGGCTGGGCGCCGCGCCCGGGACGCTCCTGGCCGCGCTCGTCGGCACCGCACTGACCCTCGTCCTCGCGACGGGCATGGGCCGGGTGCTGGCCGACTGA
- a CDS encoding urease accessory protein UreD has product MAADAPHPAFEPYAAEPVPQAPVGAPGKEGRLELAFAADEDGQTHLVRDFARVPFHLSGTLAHDPHPDAETVFVQSPNGGVAQGDRHTIDVSVANGGIAHVTTGSSTKVLTMERNYAAADVSLSVGPGSHLDYVPEPVIVNPDARYCQELHLDITPDATAVVGDVVVPGRLARGERFDFERFVSRFECRSDGDLLFEDATHLTPADGDPTAPGVMGEYAVYGTLYVVAPESDGNALSDALHDRAGEQTEDETSSARAAATTLPNGAGVVVRALGHRAEDVTGSLHAAWDEARTVLLDVGAPDGRKL; this is encoded by the coding sequence ATGGCCGCCGACGCCCCACACCCCGCGTTCGAACCCTACGCGGCCGAACCGGTCCCGCAGGCCCCCGTCGGCGCCCCGGGCAAGGAGGGCCGGCTGGAACTGGCCTTCGCCGCGGATGAGGACGGCCAGACCCACCTCGTCCGCGACTTCGCCCGCGTCCCCTTCCACCTGAGCGGCACGCTCGCCCACGACCCCCACCCCGACGCGGAGACGGTGTTCGTCCAGTCGCCGAACGGCGGCGTCGCCCAGGGCGACCGCCACACCATCGACGTCAGCGTGGCGAACGGCGGCATCGCCCACGTCACCACCGGGAGTTCGACGAAGGTGCTCACGATGGAGCGCAACTACGCCGCCGCGGACGTCTCGCTCTCCGTGGGTCCGGGGAGCCACCTCGACTACGTCCCCGAACCCGTGATCGTCAATCCCGACGCGCGCTACTGCCAGGAATTGCATTTGGACATCACGCCGGACGCGACGGCCGTCGTCGGCGACGTCGTCGTCCCGGGCCGACTGGCCCGCGGCGAGCGCTTCGACTTCGAACGCTTCGTCTCCCGGTTCGAGTGCCGCAGCGACGGCGACCTGCTGTTCGAGGACGCGACGCACCTCACGCCAGCCGACGGCGATCCCACCGCCCCCGGCGTGATGGGCGAGTACGCGGTGTACGGCACGCTGTACGTCGTCGCGCCCGAGAGCGACGGGAACGCCCTCTCCGACGCGCTCCACGACCGAGCCGGCGAGCAGACGGAAGACGAGACGTCGAGCGCCCGCGCCGCCGCGACGACGCTGCCCAACGGCGCCGGCGTCGTCGTCCGCGCGCTGGGCCACCGCGCCGAGGACGTCACCGGATCGCTGCACGCGGCGTGGGACGAGGCACGAACCGTACTACTCGACGTCGGCGCCCCCGACGGGAGGAAGCTCTGA
- the cbiQ gene encoding cobalt ECF transporter T component CbiQ: MVVDALDRTVTTVSDRATAFLLSATVPERDGFLQAVHPVAKLVGLVSLVVVAVATDDLRPLAALLGLAVALALASRVPISTFAERLALPTLPSLLVVAPQAVLMEGPAMATLPLPLVPLMVTEPGVAYVVAFAVRVASCVGFLSLLLLTTRFSGVLAALRRLRAPPLAVTLIAVTHRYLLLFFRELTRMTVARRSRRFAPESLRSSWRRSGSFLGTFFLRTFERGERVQRAAAARGGTQMTPYARPHPVGVADVGFAAVVALAVAGRVVLA, encoded by the coding sequence ATGGTCGTCGACGCCCTCGACCGCACCGTTACGACCGTCAGCGACCGGGCGACGGCGTTCCTGCTGTCGGCGACTGTCCCCGAACGAGACGGGTTCCTCCAGGCGGTCCACCCCGTCGCGAAGCTCGTGGGCCTCGTCTCGCTCGTCGTCGTCGCCGTCGCCACCGACGACCTCCGCCCTCTCGCCGCGTTGCTGGGCCTCGCCGTCGCGCTCGCCCTCGCCTCGCGCGTCCCGATCAGTACCTTCGCCGAACGGCTCGCCCTGCCGACGCTCCCGTCGCTCCTGGTCGTCGCGCCGCAGGCCGTGCTGATGGAGGGACCTGCGATGGCCACCCTGCCGCTGCCACTCGTCCCCCTGATGGTCACCGAACCCGGCGTCGCCTACGTCGTGGCGTTCGCCGTCCGCGTCGCGAGCTGCGTAGGCTTCCTGTCGCTGTTGCTCCTGACGACCCGGTTCTCGGGCGTCCTGGCGGCGCTTCGTCGGCTCCGCGCGCCACCGCTCGCCGTCACCCTGATCGCCGTCACCCACCGGTACCTGCTGCTGTTCTTCCGGGAGCTGACCAGAATGACCGTGGCTCGCCGGAGCCGCCGGTTCGCGCCGGAGTCGCTGCGGTCGTCGTGGCGCCGCTCCGGGTCCTTCCTCGGCACCTTCTTCCTGCGGACGTTCGAGCGGGGCGAGCGCGTCCAGCGCGCGGCGGCCGCCCGCGGCGGAACGCAGATGACGCCCTACGCCCGTCCCCACCCGGTCGGCGTCGCCGACGTCGGCTTCGCCGCGGTCGTCGCGCTGGCCGTCGCGGGCCGGGTGGTGCTCGCGTGA
- a CDS encoding energy-coupling factor ABC transporter ATP-binding protein, with protein MTDPVVAARDLSYAYPDGTAAVENLDVAIGAGERVAILGPNGAGKSTLLLLLGGLLDPDEGTVRFFGEDQPADDVRERIGVLTQDPGEYLFNPTVREDVEYGPSQFDLPKETVDERVSALADRFGLTHLLDRPPFRLSGGEQRRAALASVLSFDPEVLLLDEPLSNVDGANRAELLDLLDDLVDDGVTLVVSTPDADLVPAVADRVILMDREGAIAADGQTREVLTDVDALRRVGLSVPTVVDLFDRLGVDDPPITIAEAVDELDDR; from the coding sequence GTGACCGACCCCGTCGTCGCGGCCCGGGACCTGTCCTACGCCTACCCGGACGGGACGGCAGCCGTCGAGAATCTGGACGTGGCCATCGGTGCCGGCGAACGGGTCGCCATCCTGGGCCCGAACGGTGCGGGCAAGTCCACGCTCCTCTTGCTCCTGGGCGGCCTGCTCGACCCCGACGAGGGGACGGTCCGCTTCTTCGGCGAGGACCAGCCGGCCGACGATGTCCGCGAGCGCATCGGCGTGCTCACCCAGGACCCCGGCGAGTACCTGTTCAATCCCACCGTCCGCGAGGACGTGGAGTACGGCCCCTCGCAGTTCGACCTCCCGAAGGAGACGGTCGACGAGCGAGTCAGCGCCCTCGCGGACCGCTTCGGCCTGACCCACCTGCTCGACCGCCCCCCGTTCCGCCTCTCGGGCGGCGAACAGCGCCGGGCGGCGCTCGCGAGCGTCCTCTCGTTCGATCCGGAGGTCCTCCTGCTGGACGAACCGCTCTCGAACGTCGACGGCGCGAACAGAGCGGAGCTGCTGGACCTGCTCGACGACCTGGTCGACGACGGCGTCACGCTGGTCGTCTCCACGCCCGACGCCGACCTCGTCCCCGCGGTGGCCGACCGGGTGATCCTCATGGACCGCGAGGGCGCGATCGCCGCCGACGGCCAGACTCGCGAGGTGCTGACCGACGTCGACGCGCTCAGGCGAGTGGGACTCTCCGTTCCGACAGTCGTCGACCTGTTCGACCGGCTCGGAGTCGACGATCCGCCGATTACGATCGCCGAGGCGGTCGACGAACTGGACGATCGGTAA
- the ureG gene encoding urease accessory protein UreG, giving the protein MSLTHRDVATVGIGGPVGSGKTSLVTELVPELVERDLDVGVIANDILTQEDADALRERFAGIVPEDLVAGVETGACPHTGIREDPSMNLTQIDAFLADHPDLDLVLIESGGDNLAATFNPELADYSLYVISVAEGEDIPRKRGPGVVDCDLLVINKTDLAPHVGADLDVMKADAESVREGPFVTTNCKTGDGVESVLEHVTEGVLFA; this is encoded by the coding sequence GTGAGCCTCACCCACCGCGACGTCGCCACGGTCGGCATCGGCGGCCCCGTCGGCTCCGGCAAGACGTCGCTGGTCACCGAACTCGTCCCGGAACTCGTGGAGCGAGACCTGGACGTGGGCGTCATCGCCAACGACATCCTCACGCAGGAGGACGCCGACGCGCTGCGCGAGCGCTTCGCGGGCATCGTCCCCGAGGACCTCGTGGCGGGCGTCGAGACCGGCGCCTGCCCGCACACGGGCATCCGCGAGGACCCGTCGATGAACCTCACCCAGATCGACGCGTTTCTGGCCGACCACCCCGACCTGGATCTGGTCCTGATCGAGAGCGGCGGCGACAACCTCGCGGCGACGTTCAACCCCGAACTCGCCGACTACTCGCTGTACGTCATCTCGGTGGCGGAGGGCGAGGATATCCCGCGCAAGCGCGGTCCGGGCGTCGTCGACTGCGACCTGCTGGTGATCAACAAGACCGACCTGGCGCCCCACGTCGGCGCGGACCTGGACGTGATGAAGGCGGACGCCGAATCGGTCCGGGAGGGCCCGTTCGTCACCACGAACTGCAAGACCGGGGACGGGGTCGAGTCGGTCCTGGAGCACGTCACCGAGGGGGTCCTGTTCGCGTAG
- a CDS encoding urease accessory protein UreE has product MLVADSYVGNVDEDPELADRLESEDALAITVDETERRRSRFRTTADDGTDLGVVLGRELRAGDLLSADGRLVHISLEPVAAMVVDLGGVDPDASAVSTALELGHAVGNRHWDLAVEGERAYLPLADVRERMEAEVEPHLPDGTTVGYDEVSPALFDDGDAGHGSDEGGHAHSHGDGGHDHAHGDGSHTHSHGVGEIDSEGSS; this is encoded by the coding sequence ATGCTGGTCGCGGACTCCTACGTCGGGAACGTCGACGAGGACCCGGAGCTCGCCGACCGACTCGAAAGCGAGGACGCGCTCGCCATCACCGTCGACGAGACGGAGCGGCGGCGCTCGCGCTTTCGCACGACGGCCGACGACGGCACCGACCTCGGCGTGGTCCTCGGGCGCGAACTCCGGGCCGGCGACCTCCTCTCGGCCGACGGCCGGCTCGTCCACATCTCGCTCGAACCGGTCGCAGCGATGGTCGTCGACCTGGGCGGCGTCGACCCCGATGCGTCGGCCGTGTCGACCGCGCTCGAACTCGGCCACGCCGTCGGCAACCGCCACTGGGACCTGGCCGTCGAGGGCGAGCGGGCCTACCTCCCGCTGGCCGACGTCCGCGAGCGGATGGAAGCCGAGGTGGAGCCCCACCTCCCCGACGGCACCACCGTGGGCTACGACGAGGTGAGTCCCGCGCTGTTCGACGATGGCGACGCCGGGCACGGAAGCGATGAGGGAGGTCACGCACACAGCCACGGCGATGGCGGCCACGACCACGCGCACGGAGACGGCAGTCACACGCACAGCCACGGGGTCGGAGAGATCGACTCGGAGGGGTCGTCGTGA